In a genomic window of Brassica rapa cultivar Chiifu-401-42 chromosome A10, CAAS_Brap_v3.01, whole genome shotgun sequence:
- the LOC103846116 gene encoding FHA domain-containing protein PS1: MENQRAPEKTIPVFTVLKNGAILKNIFVVNNSSPDFSSPEAEEILLVGRHPDCDILLTHPSISRFHLQIRSLPSRQKLFVTDLSSVHGTWVADQKVEPDACVEVKEGDVIRIGGSTRIYRLHWIPLSRAYDSDNPFVPPSIPMEQDEELEAENLVVAHQSGDDGDGLLDVTSEGSGSSVVPSEDEDTTREVLLPVAPPRDSVNTEKLQSNEDLQTSSKLELDAEEAAAEMPISSSYPEALACYEPKVPAEANEWGVRGDGGLLLDVMSEMIESSVPNGEEDPCLAAKETSSLPLPRDSTETEDLQLTDVIEANTENSSSCSSLRKAQIDGVFEDSGCASFELAAEAETLSLCQEVCGENQMVALQSLADSGDDGDGHLYVTSEGSGSSVPSEDDEDTTREVLLPAAPPSVLSSLPRDSVNTEKLQSSEDLQTSSKGELDVEEAAAEMPITSCGSSKPQSDSYPEALACSELEVPAEADEWDVRGDGGLLLDVMPDMIESSVPNGEDDPYLAAKETSPLPLPRDSTETEELQLTDVVQASAELTVDIIEANTEYPSSCSSQFLRKAQIDGVFEDSGCASFELAAEVETLSLCQEVCGENECDTKQVMEVYAEPLTEAENQIHVDNGEIEVSPSSSSQSDRLIEILTEDGISDDALSQMNSSRSGKSAFVPLLESPGCSAFELSAEVEIMSPRQEVSEEIGFVTEKIEEASTEPLTKADVQSHQENGVTEVFRPVIEVSSCPQIEPKLVGDARGLLDSEVAIEADSQNLQKKSNRETRISSSEVSIVSDCLFAGKTEDIQSLWSSRQLLPESELGDPSEILSEVNLAGNQNKISAMSRETEQIFDDGRSSSHPEEQKQSGAQRFLLTPNQESKTEISFGSGKSEESYSLSEIEGEGYADKEATKPTQKLPSDYTGSQENQSPQTLAVRYDVLSEMDSSRSSSSTNNIWSRRGKAASVLQVRTNKSEGKQKQIGKPKAQLQRKLEPEIFTPDKENLTPNSHMLKRLREVGEIKDTKGSSSKAIRKPFFDTHVEENLMVEQKQDAHCMSSNSKVAHEPMAQKKKAERAPFQHLLDKSSSQSQSYTEASSTAAARTNISWGLRSSSNLSDGKNKMKWTIVLDTSSLLNKESRKPLHLLQGLKGTHIVVPRTVLRELNEMKRGRCLLFSRTAEMASSALDWIEECKVSTKWWIQLQSPSEETKATAPTPPVTSQSNGYSFPFSLDWNSYAPEIDSPTSEDQVLECALLHRNRNRDVQLVLLSNDVTLKIKAMAEGVMCETAHEFYESLKNPYSERFMWPESLPRGRTWSHEDDTVLRERYDNRKLTFNGGRRGEIGATAAKGLKLILLYNSQYGHIR, encoded by the exons ATGGAGAACCAACGAGCCCCGGAGAAGACGATCCCCGTCTTCACTGTGCTAAAAAACGGCGCGATTCTCAAAAACATATTCGTCGTCAACAACAGTAGTCCCGATTTCTCTTCGCCGGAGGCAGAGGAGATTCTGCTCGTCGGCCGGCATCCGGACTGCGATATTCTCCTGACGCATCCTAGCATCAGCAGATTCCACTTGCAGATCCGCTCTCTCCCCTCTCGTCAGAAGCTCTTCGTCACGGATCTCTCCTCTG TGCATGGGACATGGGTTGCGGATCAGAAAGTTGAGCCAGATGCGTGTGTTGAGGTGAAGGAAGGTGATGTTATTAGGATTGGGGGTTCGACTAGGATCTATAGGTTACATTGGATTCCACTGAGCCGTGCGTATGATTCCGATAATCCATTTGTTCCACCATCTATACCGATGGAACAAGATGAAGAGCTTGAAGCAGAAAATCTAGTGGTTGCACATCAG tcaGGTGATGATGGAGATGGACTTTTGGATGTGACGTCTGAAGGAAGTGGTTCATCAGTAGTCCCTAGTGAGGATGAGGATACAACAAGGGAAGTTTTGTTGCCAGTTGCACCTCCTAGAGATTCTGTCAATACAGAAAAGCTACAATCCAATGAAGATTTGCAGACTTCATCAAAGTTGGAGTTGGATGCTGAAGAAGCCGCAGCAGAAATGCCAATTAGCAGTAGCTACCCGGAGGCCTTAGCTTGTTATGAACCTAAAGTTCCTGCAGAAGCTAATGAATGGGGTGTCAGAGGAGACGGTGGTCTGCTTCTGGATGTGATGTCAGAGATGATAGAGTCATCAGTCCCTAATGGGGAGGAGGATCCATGTCTAGCTGCAAAGGAGACTTCATCGCTTCCTCTCCCACGAGATTCCACTGAGACAGAAGATCTACAGCTCACAGATGTTATAGAAGCCAACACAGAAAATTCAAGTAGCTGCAGCTCCCTAAGAAAGGCACAGATTGATGGTGTCTTTGAAGACTCAGGTTGTGCTTCTTTTGAATTGGCTGCAGAGGCTGAGACTTTGAGCCTTTGTCAAGAAGTCTGTGGAGAAAATCAAATGGTTGCACTTCAG TCACTAGCGGATTCAGGTGATGATGGAGATGGACATTTATATGTGACGTCTGAAGGAAGTGGTTCATCAGTCCCTAGTGAGGATGATGAGGATACAACAAGGGAAGTTTTGTTGCCAGCTGCACCTCCAAGCGTTTTGTCGTCACTACCTAGAGATTCTGTCAATACAGAAAAACTACAATCCAGTGAAGATTTGCAGACTTCGTCAAAGGGGGAGTTGGATGTTGAAGAAGCCGCAGCAGAAATGCCAATTACCAGCTGTGGCTCAAGTAAGCCGCAGAGTGATAGCTACCCGGAGGCCTTAGCTTGTTCTGAGCTTGAAGTTCCTGCAGAGGCTGATGAATGGGATGTCAGAGGAGACGGTGGTCTGCTTCTGGATGTGATGCCAGATATGATAGAGTCTTCAGTCCCTAATGGGGAGGATGATCCATATCTAGCTGCAAAGGAGACTTCACCGCTTCCTCTCCCACGAGATTCCACTGAGACAGAAGAGCTACAGCTCACAGATGTTGTCCAGGCTTCAGCAGAATTGACCGTGGATATTATAGAAGCCAACACAGAATATCCAAGTAGCTGCAGCTCCCAGTTCCTAAGAAAGGCACAGATTGATGGTGTCTTTGAAGACTCAGGTTGTGCTTCTTTTGAATTGGCTGCAGAGGTTGAGACTTTGAGCCTTTGTCAAGAAGTCTGTGGAGAAAATGAGTGTGACACCAAGCAAGTAATGGAAGTATATGCTGAACCACTAACTGAGGCTGAAAATCAGATTCACGTAGACAATGGAGAAATTGAGGTATCTCCCAGTTCCTCTTCTCAATCTGACCGACTGATAGAAATTTTAACTGAAGATGGCATAAGCGATGATGCACTGTCTCAGATGAATAGCTCTAGGAGCGGTAAATCTGCTTTTGTTCCATTACTTGAATCCCCGGGTTGTTCTGCATTTGAACTGTCTGCAGAGGTTGAGATTATGAGCCCTCGTCAAGAAGTCAGCGAAGAAATAGGTTTTGTGACAGAGAAAATAGAGGAAGCATCTACCGAACCACTAACTAAAGCTGACGTTCAGAGTCACCAAGAGAATGGAGTTACTGAGGTCTTTAGGCCAGTTATTGAAGTATCTTCCTGTCCTCAAATTGAGCCAAAGTTAGTAGGAGATGCCCGAGGCCTCTTAGACTCTGAAGTAGCCATAGAGGCCGATAGTCAGAACCTACAGAAAAAGAGCAACAGAGAAACCAGGATCAGTTCAAGCGAAGTCAGTATAGTATCTGATTGTTTGTTCGCTGGCAAGACGGAAGATATCCAAAGTCTATGGTCGAGTAGGCAGCTACTTCCTGAGAGTGAACTCGGGGATCCATCTGAGATCTTGAGTGAAGTGAACCTCGCAGGAAATCAGAACAAAATATCAGCAATGAGCAGAGAGACTGAACAAATATTTGATGATGGGAGAAGCTCGAGCCATCCCGAGGAACAAAAACAGAGTGGTGCACAACGTTTCTTGTTGACACCAAATCAGGAATCCAAAACAGAAATCTCATTTGGCTCTGGGAAATCTGAAGAATCTTACAGCCTAAGCGAAATAGAGGGAGAAGGATATGCTGATAAGGAGGCTACAAAACCTACTCAAAAACTGCCTTCTGATTATACTGGAAGCCAAGAAAACCAGAGTCCCCAAACACTCGCTGTTAGATATGATGTACTGTCTGAGATGGATAGCTCTAGAAGCTCCTCGAGCACAAACAATATTTGGTCTAGGAGGGGGAAAGCTGCTTCTGTTCTACAGGTCCGGACCAACAAGAGTGAAGGAAAGCAAAAACAGATTGGGAAACCAAAAGCCCAGTTGCAGAGAAAACTAGAACCAGAGATCTTTACTCCTGACAAGGAGAATCTGACCCCAAACTCTCATATGCTAAAACGCTTGCGAGAAGTTGGTGAGATTAAGGATACTAAAGGTTCCTCCTCTAAGGCAATACGTAAACCATTCTTTGATACTCATGTGGAAGAAAACCTGATGGTCGAACAGAAACAAGATGCTCACTGCATGAGCAGCAACTCAAAGGTAGCTCATGAGCCTATGGCACAAAAGAAGAAAGCTGAACGAGCACCTTTTCAACATCTGCTTGACAAATCTTCATCGCAGAGCCAATCATACACCGAGGCTTCTTCTACTGCAGCAGCACGAACCAACATTTCTTGGGGGCTTCGTTCGTCTTCT AACCTTTCTGATGGTAAGAACAAGATGAAATGGACCATTGTGTTGGACACTTCTTCCCTCCTCAACAAGGAATCTAGGAAACCATTGCACCTACTCCAAGGTCTCAAGGGGACACATATAGTCGTACCAAGAACAG TGTTAAGGGAACTAAATGAGATGAAGCGCGGTCGCTGTCTTCTGTTTAGTAGAACAGCAGAGATGGCTTCCTCAGCTCTGGATTGGATCGAAGAGTGTAAAGTTAGTACCAAATGGTGGATTCAACTCCAAAGCCCATCAGAGGAAACTAAAGCAACTGCACCAACACCACCAGTCACTTCTCAGTCAAATGGATATTCATTTCCGTTTTCACTTGACTGGAATAGTTATGCACCGGAGATCGATTCTCCTACATCAGAAGATCAAGTTCTCGAATGTGCACTTCTTCACAGAAACCGTAACAGAGATGTACAACTCGTTCTTCTTAGCAACGATGTAACTCTCAAGATCAAAGCCATGGCAGAG GGTGTAATGTGCGAGACGGCACACGAGTTCTACGAGAGTCTGAAGAATCCGTACTCGGAGAGGTTTATGTGGCCAGAGAGTTTGCCGAGAGGAAGGACTTGGAGTCATGAAGACGATACTGTGTTGAGAGAAAGGTACGACAACCGAAAGCTAACGTTCaatggaggaagaagaggagagaTTGGTGCAACAGCAGCAAAAGGCTTGAAGCTCATACTGCTCTATAACTCTCAGTATGGCCACATTCGTTGA